One part of the Salinivirga cyanobacteriivorans genome encodes these proteins:
- a CDS encoding ABC transporter ATP-binding protein produces MDVELKNIELTLREQRLFNQLSLQVQNGEKVWIQAPSGSGKSTLLRMIFGFVEPDKGTINIDREPLQNANVDTLRSRIGYIAQSAPMPLMPLRRFVEEWMQFDGNRKLQISMDAVRKVFLQFNLKPGILDKQTGELSGGERQRVCFSLLTLMQRNVWLLDEVTSGLDTENSHLILEAVQQANATVVITAHDGEWDKIDLKKITLNG; encoded by the coding sequence ATGGATGTTGAACTGAAAAATATTGAATTGACCTTACGGGAGCAAAGACTTTTTAACCAGCTTTCGCTGCAGGTTCAAAATGGTGAAAAAGTATGGATCCAGGCACCTTCGGGTAGCGGTAAGTCTACTTTGCTGCGAATGATTTTTGGATTTGTAGAACCCGATAAAGGAACCATAAATATCGACAGAGAACCGCTACAGAATGCGAATGTGGATACGCTTCGATCCCGGATTGGATATATTGCACAATCAGCACCTATGCCACTAATGCCGCTTCGCCGGTTTGTAGAGGAGTGGATGCAATTCGATGGTAATCGCAAATTACAAATTTCAATGGATGCGGTTCGCAAGGTTTTTTTACAGTTTAATTTGAAACCAGGTATATTGGACAAACAAACCGGAGAACTGTCCGGGGGAGAGCGCCAGCGGGTTTGCTTTAGCTTGCTTACGCTCATGCAACGCAATGTTTGGTTGCTTGATGAGGTAACAAGTGGCCTTGATACTGAGAATAGTCATTTGATTTTAGAGGCTGTTCAACAGGCAAATGCCACTGTTGTAATCACTGCGCACGATGGTGAATGGGATAAAATTGACCTAAAAAAAATTACACTAAATGGGTGA